TGCAGATGCCAAATCAAATTTGGGAACTGTATCTGTGCGTCAAGGTAATTTTAAGCAAGCCATTGACCACTATTTTTTTGCGTTAAAACTCTATGATCAATTAGGTATTCTACCCAAGGCAAAAGACTATGTAGCTGTTATAGTAAGGCTGGCTGGGGCTTTTTGCCTGGAAGAAGACTTTGACCGTGCATTGACCTATTCTCAAAAAGCTATATTACTATCAGAAAAGAATAACTACCATGAACTTTCAGGAATAGCGTATCGCGTAAAAGGGGAAACGTTTAGAGGATTGGGCAAGCTTGATAGTTCATCGTATTATTTTGAATCGGCACTGGCCGCCTTTTCAAAGTCAAAGAACCTTACGCATATGGGGTCTGTTTATACAGACATTGGGATCAACTATTATTATGTAAAAGATTATAAACAGGCGTTTCTCTATACACAAAAAGCATTTGAATTAATCCAGCAAACGAATAACAAACCCGAATACGCTGTATTACTTCATAACATGGGTGAGTTCAGTTATTTAATGAAGTCGTACCAGCAGGCGTTATTTTACCTGGATAGTGCTCAATATTATGGCGAATATTTTCACGCATCCGGAAACTTGATGGACACCTATAAAGTAAAAGCTGAAGTGTATAAAGCATTAGGCATTACTGATTCTGTAGCCCATTATTATGAAAAGACATTGCAGGTAAAAGACTCCTTGTACAATGACACGTATAAAAAAGAGCTGGCTACGTTGCAAACTCAGTCTGACGTTTACAAGAAGGAAACCGAGAACAAACTTCTGTCAAAAGACAAGCGTATTGCCGAGCTCTACCGCAACCTAGCGATTGCAGGGATCATTGGGTTGATCATTGTATTAGGCTTTCTTTTGTTAACTCAACGCTTGCGCATACACCGCCGGGTGAAAGACAAACTGGAAGAGGAAGTAGTATTAAGAACCAAGGAAATTTTCAGGCAGAAGGAAACCATCTTTCATACGAACCTGAGATTAAAACTGGCACTTAACGGTGCTAAATTTGACTCACAGTTTGTACATAATGCCCTAAGTACCATTCAACAGCTAGTATTAGAGCAGAAAACGCAAGAAGCACAGAATCACCTGGTTCAGCTTTCTCAGCTTATTCAGTACGTTTTAGAAAAATCGCCACTAGAAAGAGTGCCTTTGAAAGAAGAACTGCAGATGGTGGAAAGCTATATTCAGCTGGAACGCTTGCGCTTAAATAACTGCTTTGACTATAGCATTACATCACACGCAGCTGAACAAACGAAAATACCAGCATTATTGCTACAACCCTTTGTAGAAAATGCGATCTCAACTGCTATTGCCTCTACAGCTGATGGTCAACAGCAATTACTACTTCAAATAGAAGCGAGTAATGACACCCTAAATGTTGTAATAATCGACTCTGGTAAAAACAGGAAAAAAGAACGCCGAAACAAATACAATCCGCTAGGTAACCAACTTGGTCAGGAACGACTAGACTTACTCACTCATTTAACTCATAAAAACCATTTGGCTATAGTGGAAGATTTGGAAAGTGAAAATGGGAGCAATGGGACTAAAGTTACCTTACAAATACCCTTAAGCGGTCAGCCTATTTCTTCGGTAGAAGAATTTGTCAATGAGAATTCCTGAAGCGCTTACTAAACAAGCAAGAATATTTTATTGGCTGCTCCGTACTATGAAATAGGAATAGTAGGTAGCAGCCAATTTGTTTAAAAACACTTTCGCAGCAAAGACCGTATTAGATATCACCAAACTGTTCCCGGTATTTCAATAACGCTTGCTCTTTCTTCTTTGCTTCCAGTACAATATCTACTTCTTTGCCATAGGTATTGATTGGTTCATAGATATAATCTGCATGGGCTTCCCGTTTTGCAGAAGGCTCTTCATTCTCACGCCGGGAGCTAGAATAGTGAAACACTGGGCGGGTTTCTCCCCAGGTCTGATAAGCCATGTAAAAAGCTTCTTCTTCAGATTGTAAGCCCGGATGCAACTTATGATGGAAGTAATCAAAAACAATTGGGATACCGATGGACTCATATAAAGGATGCAGCTCGGCAACTGTATATAATCCTTGCTTATCGTCGTTCTCCACTGTAAGCCGTCTTTGCAAATTGCTGGAGAGGGACTTAAAGTTTTGAGCAAATCGTTTAAGTGTTTCACCTTTATCTCCATAGGTGCCGCCTACATGAATATTGATCTTGTTCCAATGTGAAGGTTCTAATTCCATTAGATCGAATAACTGAGAATGTACTTCCAGCTCTTTGATAGTATTGGCCAAGGTCGCATCAGAGCCTGCCAGTTTATTAAATGGACCAGGATGAGTGCTAACGCGAATAGGCAACTGACCGCATTGTTTTAAAATCCCTTGAATCTCTTTGAAGTCGGGCATATCAGCCAACTGATATTCTGAGGCCCAAGGAAATAGCTCTGATGTAATGCGAAAGACACGAATGCCTTGAGCGATATTCCACTTTAGTATATCCTGCAGTGCCTGTACATTTTGTAACGCTAATTGAGAAGCATATTGGATGCCTTTTTCTCCAAAAGTACGTTTGATCATCCCCCTGTTGGTGGTGATACCTTTTTCTGCCAGTGTCATATTGATACATGCATAACCGAGATTCATATAGTTAAGTCCCTTCTTTTCTTAATGATTTAAAAACATACAACTCCTACGATTCACATCGTTTTTTATGGGCTTGCATAAGTTGCTGGTATAGACCATCGTTCTTAGCCTCTTGCCATTTAGTATAAAATATGGCGGCGCTTTCAGCCTTTATAGGATCTACCTCCTTAGGTAGAATAGCTCTGCCATGTGCCCCACTTTGTCCTTTTTTATTGGTTGGGACAGGTCCTTCATATTTTTTGCCGGATTTATGATTAGCATATCGTCGGCTACGGGTGTAACCCATTTGTAAAAATTTACGAGCCATATCCATACCTACAAAGTCCTGCTGTTCTTTATAATCTAAAAACAATTTAAAGATCTGATTGGCTGAAGCCTGTGCTATTGCGGGTGTTTTAAACCGCCAATGTGGTAAAATTTCACTCTTGTAAGGTTCAACCAGCAGTACACCCTGCTCTCCTTTTCCCACCTGATATAATTCAGGATGCTCTCGAAAATTGATACTCTTAAAATCCAGATCATAATTAAATACAGCCATCAAACAAATCTTAACAAACCAATGTCCAATTTGTTGAAAAACCCCTGCCAATTTCATGGCCCTCGTTTAAAAGTTCCTCCTGTACATTGCCCCAGAAGCACCTTTCTTTCCCCAGTTTTTCCTAAGGTTTTGCAAAAACAACCGGAGCTACCTACTAAAAAAGAACCTAAAGCACAGGCACATCTTTTGTAAAATGAAGAGTATGAAACTTCAATTATTTTATCTCCTTACTTTTTTCAGTTTCCTGGTGTCCTGTAATACACCTGCGGGTAACGAACACAGTGAGAGTGCCCAGGAAGAAGCTAAAAAAAATGTTAGCTCACGCGACAGAAGTATCACTCCGGCTAATTCCTACTCCTCGCTGTTTATGGACAGTATAGCTGTAGAAAATTACATAGCGCAACAAA
This genomic interval from Flavisolibacter tropicus contains the following:
- a CDS encoding tetratricopeptide repeat-containing sensor histidine kinase, with protein sequence MRIQIRKTALLLFLFYFIGQGLNAQVKEPEQAQVDSLNTLFVKVEEKDLYKAEALANDALKIAEEADYTKGIADAKSNLGTVSVRQGNFKQAIDHYFFALKLYDQLGILPKAKDYVAVIVRLAGAFCLEEDFDRALTYSQKAILLSEKNNYHELSGIAYRVKGETFRGLGKLDSSSYYFESALAAFSKSKNLTHMGSVYTDIGINYYYVKDYKQAFLYTQKAFELIQQTNNKPEYAVLLHNMGEFSYLMKSYQQALFYLDSAQYYGEYFHASGNLMDTYKVKAEVYKALGITDSVAHYYEKTLQVKDSLYNDTYKKELATLQTQSDVYKKETENKLLSKDKRIAELYRNLAIAGIIGLIIVLGFLLLTQRLRIHRRVKDKLEEEVVLRTKEIFRQKETIFHTNLRLKLALNGAKFDSQFVHNALSTIQQLVLEQKTQEAQNHLVQLSQLIQYVLEKSPLERVPLKEELQMVESYIQLERLRLNNCFDYSITSHAAEQTKIPALLLQPFVENAISTAIASTADGQQQLLLQIEASNDTLNVVIIDSGKNRKKERRNKYNPLGNQLGQERLDLLTHLTHKNHLAIVEDLESENGSNGTKVTLQIPLSGQPISSVEEFVNENS
- the uvsE gene encoding UV DNA damage repair endonuclease UvsE yields the protein MNLGYACINMTLAEKGITTNRGMIKRTFGEKGIQYASQLALQNVQALQDILKWNIAQGIRVFRITSELFPWASEYQLADMPDFKEIQGILKQCGQLPIRVSTHPGPFNKLAGSDATLANTIKELEVHSQLFDLMELEPSHWNKINIHVGGTYGDKGETLKRFAQNFKSLSSNLQRRLTVENDDKQGLYTVAELHPLYESIGIPIVFDYFHHKLHPGLQSEEEAFYMAYQTWGETRPVFHYSSSRRENEEPSAKREAHADYIYEPINTYGKEVDIVLEAKKKEQALLKYREQFGDI
- a CDS encoding DUF4385 domain-containing protein is translated as MKLAGVFQQIGHWFVKICLMAVFNYDLDFKSINFREHPELYQVGKGEQGVLLVEPYKSEILPHWRFKTPAIAQASANQIFKLFLDYKEQQDFVGMDMARKFLQMGYTRSRRYANHKSGKKYEGPVPTNKKGQSGAHGRAILPKEVDPIKAESAAIFYTKWQEAKNDGLYQQLMQAHKKRCES